TCAGCTCCGACCAGTAGCGCAGGACCAGGACCTCGCGCTGGCGGCGCGTCAGCTGGGCCAGCGCGTCGAGGACGTGACGGTGCTCCTCCGCCAGGAGGAGGCCTTCGTCGACGGGCGCGCTCGCCGGCTGGTGGGGCGGGGTGTAGCCGCGGGCCGTACGGCGGCGGCGCAGGACGGAACGGGCCGCGTTGACCACGGCGGTGTGCAGGTACGCCCCCGGGTCCTGGAGGCCGTCCAGTGAGGTGCCGTACGACCGGCAGACCGCGGCGAACGCGTCCTGGACGACGTCCTCGGCCGTGTGCAGGTCGTCGACGAGGAACAGCGCCAGTCGGACCATGTCGAGCCGGCGGGCCCTGTACAGGTCGGTCAACGTCGGCGGTCGCTCGTCGTACGACGTGACCCGAGCGCGCGGACGGAGTTCCCGTACCACCGCCCGGCCCTCGGCCCCTGTCCCGGTCCCGGACACGCGGGCCAGCAGCCGGGACCACCAGGGCGGCGCCGCGGCCATCGCGTACTGCATGTCTCGCTCGATCCGTCGCGGGGTGGGTGGGCGGGAACGGGCCGGCCCCTTGGTGGGGCCGGCCCGCCCTGGTTCCTTGGTTACTCGCCCGGGGTGATCACGCGGGGCGCGGTCTCGGCGGGCACCGACTTCGTGGCGGGAACGCCCTTCTCGCCGGCGTCGGAGGCGGCCGTGCCCGGCTTCACCACGACCGGCTTCGACGCCGGCTGCGGGACCGACTCGGCGGGCGTGACGACCTTCGGCGCCGGCTTGGCTCCCGAGTCGGCGACGGCCTGCGCGGTGAAGGCACCGCCCAGGAGCAGCGCGGCACCGGCGACGGCGCCCAGGACGCGGCGGGGGTTGCGGTTCATGGGGTTCTCCAGGTGAGGAGGTGGGATGGGTTGGGACGTGCGGTGAAGGGCGCCTTCAACCCACCAGACGTGTGGCACCTCCCGAGGTTGCGTCCCCGGTCGAAGAAGTTCTCGGACCGGCCGGGGCGTTCTCCGACCGGGGCGTTCTCCGGCCGAGGCGTTCTCGGGCCCTCAGTCCGCCAGTACCTCCGCGAAGTGCGTGTTCACCGCCAGCAGGCCGCCGTCGACCCGTACCACCGTCCCCGTGATCCACGCCGCGTCCCGCGACGCGAGGAACGCGACGGCCGCGGCCACGTCCTCCGGCGTGCCGACGCGGCCCAGGGGGTAGACGCGGTCCGCCAGGGCCGCGAGTTCGGCCTCCCTGCCCGCCCAGGCCGTCGTCGCGATCGTCCCGGGGTTGATCTGGTTGACTCGGACGCCGCGCGGAGCCGCGTCGCCCGCCAGCGTGCGGGTCAGGGAGGCCAGGCCCGCCTTGGCCGCGCTGTAGGCGTGGCCCCCGAAGTCCACCTCCGCGTTGACCGAGCCGATGGTGACGATCGCCCCGCGCCCGCCCGCCGCCGCGAGGTGCGGCAGCGCGGCCCTGGAGCAGCGGACCGCGCCCATCAGCGTCACGTCGAGCTGGCCCGCAAAGCCCCCGTCCGGTTCGTCCTCGAAGCGGTCCCGGTCGGGGGCGACGGGGGCGAGGGCGTTGTTGACGAGGACGTCGAGGCCGCCGAAGGTCTCCACCGCGTACGCGACCGCCGCCTCCACCGCGTCCCGGTCGCCCACGTCGCAGCGCAGGGCCACCGCCCCGGGCAGCTCGGCGGCGGTCCTCGCCGCCTCGTCCTCGTCGATGTCCGTGACCAGCACCCGCGCGCCCTCCGCCGTGAGGCGCCGTGCCGTGGCCGCGCCGATGCCGCGCGCCGCTCCCGTGATCAGTACCGCGTACCCGTCGAAGCGCTGACTGAGATCCATGGGCGGCCCCTACCCATCGGGCCGCCCGCCCGCAACATTCCGTTCACGAACGTCGCGGCGGGAGCGCGGGGAAAGAGGAGTCATGACAATTCGGCCAGAGCCGAAACCCTTTGACATGCCCCAGCAGCGAATACCACGATCAACTCTGCAGTTGATCACTTGCACACAGGGGGAACAATGTCTTCGGCGTACGAATCCGGAGTTGAGGAAATATGCCGGTCGCTTTCCTCCCGAAGCTATGACCTCCGCTCCAGCGAGCAGGCCCGGCGACTTCTCCTCAA
Above is a genomic segment from Streptomyces sp. NBC_00094 containing:
- a CDS encoding RNA polymerase sigma factor — its product is MQYAMAAAPPWWSRLLARVSGTGTGAEGRAVVRELRPRARVTSYDERPPTLTDLYRARRLDMVRLALFLVDDLHTAEDVVQDAFAAVCRSYGTSLDGLQDPGAYLHTAVVNAARSVLRRRRTARGYTPPHQPASAPVDEGLLLAEEHRHVLDALAQLTRRQREVLVLRYWSELTEAQIAEALGLSRGTVKSTASRALDALEKRLEASR
- a CDS encoding SDR family NAD(P)-dependent oxidoreductase, translated to MDLSQRFDGYAVLITGAARGIGAATARRLTAEGARVLVTDIDEDEAARTAAELPGAVALRCDVGDRDAVEAAVAYAVETFGGLDVLVNNALAPVAPDRDRFEDEPDGGFAGQLDVTLMGAVRCSRAALPHLAAAGGRGAIVTIGSVNAEVDFGGHAYSAAKAGLASLTRTLAGDAAPRGVRVNQINPGTIATTAWAGREAELAALADRVYPLGRVGTPEDVAAAVAFLASRDAAWITGTVVRVDGGLLAVNTHFAEVLAD